One window of the Nocardia huaxiensis genome contains the following:
- a CDS encoding heme ABC transporter ATP-binding protein: MTTKRSLTTLFTREHALPETPPAGTATLRARAVAVERGNGRRILDGIDFEVRAGQIIALVGPNGAGKSTLLAALAGELDLADGTVELDGTPLDQWTPLDMARRRAVLPQSHTVGFPFTAREVVAMGRAPWARTNRQDHDDQQIAAAMTATDVTHLAARPFPALSGGERARVALARVLAQDTATLLLDEPTAALDLGHQEQVLTLARDRATKGAAVVVVLHDLGIAAAYADRVAVLEAGAIAADGPPREILTTELLSRVYRHPVEVFDHPVTGAQLVLPVRG; this comes from the coding sequence ATGACCACCAAACGCAGCCTCACCACCCTGTTCACCCGCGAACACGCACTACCCGAAACACCCCCGGCAGGCACCGCCACACTGCGAGCACGAGCCGTCGCCGTCGAACGCGGCAACGGCCGACGCATCCTCGACGGAATCGACTTCGAAGTGCGCGCCGGGCAGATCATCGCCCTCGTCGGACCCAACGGCGCCGGAAAATCCACGCTCCTGGCCGCCCTGGCCGGAGAACTCGACCTCGCCGACGGCACAGTCGAACTCGACGGCACCCCGCTCGACCAGTGGACACCCCTCGACATGGCACGCCGCCGCGCCGTCCTCCCACAATCACACACGGTCGGATTCCCGTTCACCGCACGCGAAGTCGTCGCCATGGGACGCGCCCCCTGGGCCCGCACCAACCGCCAGGACCACGACGACCAGCAGATCGCGGCCGCCATGACCGCCACCGACGTCACCCACCTCGCCGCACGCCCATTCCCCGCCCTGTCCGGCGGCGAACGCGCACGCGTGGCACTCGCCCGCGTCCTCGCCCAAGACACCGCCACCCTGCTGCTCGACGAACCCACCGCCGCACTCGATCTCGGACATCAGGAACAGGTCCTCACCCTGGCCCGCGACCGCGCCACCAAAGGCGCCGCCGTCGTCGTCGTGCTACACGACCTCGGGATCGCCGCCGCCTACGCCGACCGCGTCGCCGTCCTCGAAGCCGGAGCCATCGCCGCCGACGGACCACCCCGCGAAATCCTCACCACCGAGCTGCTCAGCCGCGTCTACCGGCATCCCGTCGAGGTATTCGACCACCCGGTCACCGGCGCACAGCTCGTCCTACCGGTCCGCGGATAG
- a CDS encoding FecCD family ABC transporter permease, which produces MPHEISADAVDPEPARDARRASRTALIFGGALITLVLLAMLSAGIGQVPTSFAEVAGSIFHKIGLDWGPMPQHPAGYVTLWEVRFPRVVLAMLVGAALATAGALLQGVFANPLAEPGVIGVSAGAAVGAGTVIVFGGAFAAAWSVAAGAFIAGLGTTLLVYVLARSNGRTEVVTLVLTGVAINAFTAGLLSFLLFTASPAARDQIVFWQLGSLNGATWQSVYVVAPLALIGVAAAVLMSAKLDLLALGESAARHLGVDVERLRRNVIVVVAVLATAGVAFTGVILFVGLIVPHLVRMLVGPAHRVLIPLSAILGAIVLLAADIGARSLVDNADLPLGMLTSLVGGPFFFWLLRRTRASSGGWA; this is translated from the coding sequence ATGCCCCACGAGATCTCGGCAGACGCCGTCGACCCCGAACCCGCACGCGATGCACGCCGCGCCTCACGCACAGCACTGATCTTCGGCGGCGCACTCATAACACTGGTGCTGCTGGCCATGCTGTCGGCCGGCATCGGACAGGTACCGACCAGCTTCGCCGAAGTCGCGGGCAGCATCTTCCACAAGATCGGACTCGACTGGGGACCCATGCCACAGCACCCCGCCGGATACGTGACGCTGTGGGAAGTACGATTCCCGCGCGTCGTACTCGCCATGCTCGTCGGAGCCGCGCTCGCGACAGCCGGTGCACTATTGCAGGGAGTGTTCGCCAATCCCCTCGCCGAACCCGGAGTTATCGGCGTATCAGCGGGTGCGGCAGTCGGAGCGGGCACGGTCATCGTGTTCGGAGGCGCGTTCGCCGCCGCCTGGTCGGTGGCAGCCGGCGCCTTCATCGCCGGACTCGGGACCACACTGCTGGTGTACGTGCTCGCGCGATCCAACGGGCGCACCGAAGTGGTGACACTCGTGCTCACCGGTGTCGCCATCAATGCATTCACTGCGGGACTGCTCTCGTTCCTGCTGTTCACCGCCTCCCCGGCCGCACGCGATCAGATCGTGTTCTGGCAGTTGGGCAGCCTCAACGGCGCAACTTGGCAGTCGGTGTACGTGGTCGCACCGCTGGCCCTGATCGGGGTCGCGGCCGCAGTGCTCATGTCCGCGAAGCTGGATCTGCTGGCCCTCGGCGAATCCGCAGCCCGGCATCTCGGCGTCGACGTGGAACGCCTGCGACGCAACGTCATCGTCGTCGTCGCCGTACTCGCCACCGCCGGTGTCGCATTCACCGGCGTCATCCTGTTCGTCGGCCTCATCGTGCCGCACCTGGTACGCATGCTCGTCGGACCCGCACACCGGGTACTGATCCCCCTCTCGGCCATCCTCGGCGCCATCGTCCTACTCGCCGCCGACATCGGCGCCCGCTCCCTGGTCGACAATGCCGACCTGCCGCTGGGCATGCTCACCTCACTGGTCGGCGGACCGTTCTTCTTCTGGCTGCTGCGCCGCACCCGCGCCAGCTCGGGAGGCTGGGCATGA
- a CDS encoding heme/hemin ABC transporter substrate-binding protein translates to MRFRVRTRKAPLRHLLLVLLGTSLVAGSAACTSNQSATEGRTGPSTASVGDLNPTPIGPEPAQTLPVTVKSYDGSDVTVTDASRIVAVDRYGTLAQTVYALGLGSKLVGKSNSAAFPAVQDVPTVSSGNGTMSVESVAALRPSILLTDTTTATPALRDQLKALGITTVYFDSQRTIDTVAPQIEAVGAALGVADAGKALAQRTRDEITAAVEAVPQQTNPPRIAFLYLRSSAITMIAGPGSGADTLITAIGGVDAGTASGITKDFLPITSEAMIAAAPDVILVMTDGLDSVGGVDGVEKIPGIAQTPAGKNRRVVDMADTVLLSFGPNTGRVLAALTKAVYGTPAA, encoded by the coding sequence ATGAGGTTCCGCGTGCGCACCCGAAAAGCCCCACTTCGGCACCTGCTGCTCGTGCTGTTGGGTACGAGCCTGGTCGCCGGCAGCGCCGCCTGCACGAGCAACCAATCGGCAACTGAGGGGCGGACCGGGCCGAGCACCGCATCGGTCGGCGACCTCAACCCGACGCCCATCGGACCGGAACCCGCGCAGACGCTGCCGGTCACCGTGAAGTCCTACGACGGCTCCGACGTGACCGTCACCGACGCCAGCCGCATTGTCGCCGTGGACAGATACGGGACACTCGCGCAGACCGTGTACGCGCTCGGACTCGGATCCAAACTGGTCGGCAAATCCAACTCCGCTGCGTTCCCCGCAGTGCAGGACGTACCGACCGTCAGCAGCGGCAACGGCACCATGAGCGTGGAATCCGTTGCGGCACTGCGACCCTCGATCCTGCTCACCGACACCACCACCGCCACACCGGCACTGCGCGACCAGCTGAAAGCCCTCGGCATCACCACCGTCTACTTCGATTCACAACGCACCATCGACACCGTCGCCCCGCAGATCGAAGCCGTCGGCGCCGCCCTCGGCGTGGCCGACGCGGGCAAAGCGCTCGCACAGCGCACCCGCGACGAAATCACCGCCGCCGTCGAAGCCGTACCGCAGCAAACCAATCCGCCGCGCATCGCCTTCCTGTACCTGCGCTCCAGCGCCATCACCATGATCGCCGGACCCGGCTCCGGCGCCGACACCCTCATCACCGCCATCGGCGGCGTCGACGCGGGCACCGCCTCCGGCATCACCAAAGACTTCCTGCCCATCACCAGCGAAGCCATGATCGCCGCCGCACCCGACGTCATCCTCGTCATGACCGACGGCCTCGACTCCGTCGGCGGCGTCGACGGCGTGGAGAAAATCCCCGGCATCGCCCAGACCCCCGCCGGCAAGAACCGGCGTGTGGTCGACATGGCCGACACCGTGCTGCTGTCCTTCGGCCCCAACACCGGCCGCGTACTCGCCGCCCTCACCAAAGCCGTCTACGGCACACCCGCCGCATGA
- a CDS encoding aldo/keto reductase, with translation MEQRTVGRSGLRVSRLGLATHTWGRETDADDAAAQLEAFVEAGGTLVDTSPAYGDGAAQRILGELVREIGREELVLSGTAGHTPVLTDPAAGPMPATRWTVDASRRTMMRQLDQSLAILGTDHLDLWTVAAWDPHTPLEEIADTLTWAVRTGRVRYAGARGYDGWQLATLAAAAPLTAAQTPYSLLARGVEHEFVPAAQHHGIGVIATAPLAGGILTGKYRDGVPADSRGADEATAAEIIARLDDHAIRVVDAVVTAADGLGTSPLAVALAWIRDQPGVASLLVGARDIGQLTGILAAETLELPRAIAAALGDVSARTE, from the coding sequence ATGGAACAGCGGACGGTCGGACGCAGCGGACTACGGGTCTCCCGCCTCGGGCTGGCCACCCACACCTGGGGCAGGGAAACCGATGCCGACGATGCGGCAGCACAGCTGGAAGCCTTCGTGGAAGCCGGCGGCACCCTCGTCGACACCTCCCCCGCCTACGGTGACGGCGCCGCCCAGCGCATTCTCGGCGAACTCGTGCGCGAAATCGGGCGAGAAGAACTCGTGCTCAGCGGAACCGCCGGGCACACACCGGTTCTCACCGACCCCGCCGCCGGACCCATGCCCGCCACTCGCTGGACCGTGGACGCCTCCCGGCGCACCATGATGCGCCAGCTCGACCAGAGCCTGGCCATCCTGGGCACCGACCACCTGGATCTGTGGACGGTGGCGGCCTGGGACCCGCACACACCCCTCGAGGAGATCGCCGACACCCTCACCTGGGCGGTGCGCACCGGACGCGTCCGCTACGCCGGCGCGCGCGGCTACGACGGCTGGCAACTGGCGACCCTCGCCGCCGCCGCGCCGCTGACCGCCGCACAAACCCCCTACTCGCTGCTGGCCCGCGGGGTCGAACACGAATTCGTGCCCGCCGCACAGCATCACGGCATCGGCGTCATCGCCACCGCACCCCTGGCCGGGGGCATTCTCACCGGCAAATACCGTGACGGGGTGCCCGCCGACTCACGCGGCGCCGACGAGGCCACCGCCGCCGAGATCATCGCCCGCCTCGACGATCACGCGATCCGGGTGGTGGACGCGGTCGTCACCGCCGCCGACGGACTGGGCACCTCCCCACTTGCGGTGGCACTGGCCTGGATTCGCGACCAGCCCGGCGTGGCCAGCCTGCTCGTCGGGGCCCGCGATATCGGGCAGCTCACCGGAATCCTGGCCGCCGAAACCCTCGAACTGCCACGCGCCATCGCCGCGGCGCTCGGGGATGTGAGCGCCCGCACCGAATGA
- a CDS encoding undecaprenyl-diphosphate phosphatase: MTWVQAVVLGLVQGLTEFLPISSSAHMRIVSAVFFGDDAGASFTAVTQLGTEAAVLVYFAKDIWRILQAWFGVNWEKINGRAKQPVPLHDAPTTVLPVYDPSIPGGYALDADAQRQLDYRIGWYVIIATIPIGVLGFLFKDEIRTGARNLWLVSTMLIVFALVIAAGEYYGRKQRPIEQLTTRDGLIMGFAQCLALIPGVSRSGATSTAGLFLGLTREAAVRFSFLLAIPAVLASGLFSLPDAFEPAGEGLNASGPQIFVATVISFVVGYASVAWLLKFVAKHSLDWFVGYRIILGLTVMALLATGVVSAT; encoded by the coding sequence ATGACGTGGGTGCAGGCCGTGGTGCTGGGCCTGGTGCAGGGCTTGACGGAGTTTCTGCCGATTTCGTCGTCGGCGCATATGCGCATCGTGTCGGCGGTGTTCTTCGGTGACGACGCGGGCGCGTCGTTCACCGCGGTCACCCAGCTGGGCACCGAGGCCGCGGTGCTGGTGTATTTCGCCAAGGACATCTGGCGCATCCTGCAGGCGTGGTTCGGGGTGAACTGGGAGAAGATCAACGGCCGCGCGAAACAGCCGGTGCCGCTGCATGATGCGCCCACCACGGTGCTGCCCGTCTACGACCCGAGCATTCCCGGCGGGTACGCGCTGGACGCGGATGCGCAGCGGCAGCTGGACTACCGCATCGGCTGGTATGTGATCATCGCCACCATCCCGATCGGTGTGCTCGGATTTCTGTTCAAGGACGAAATCCGTACCGGCGCAAGGAATCTGTGGCTGGTGTCGACCATGTTGATCGTGTTCGCGCTGGTGATCGCCGCCGGTGAGTACTACGGCCGCAAGCAGCGCCCGATCGAGCAGCTGACCACCCGCGACGGCCTGATCATGGGTTTCGCGCAATGCCTGGCCCTCATCCCGGGCGTGTCGCGTTCGGGTGCGACGTCGACGGCCGGCTTGTTCCTGGGCCTGACTCGTGAGGCGGCCGTGCGGTTCTCGTTCCTGCTCGCGATCCCCGCGGTGCTGGCCTCGGGCCTGTTCAGCCTCCCCGATGCCTTCGAACCCGCCGGTGAGGGCCTCAACGCCTCGGGTCCGCAGATCTTCGTGGCCACGGTGATCTCGTTCGTGGTCGGCTACGCGTCGGTGGCGTGGCTGCTGAAGTTCGTCGCCAAACACTCCCTCGACTGGTTCGTCGGCTACCGCATCATCCTCGGCCTGACGGTGATGGCGCTGCTGGCGACCGGCGTCGTGTCGGCAACGTAG
- a CDS encoding histidine phosphatase family protein, whose translation MTVILLRHGVSTSNTARTLAGRSAGVELTDRGREQANALVQRLGSLPVEHIVCSPLLRCQRTVAPLADKLGLEAEPEERLLEVDYGDWTGRPLAELVNEPLWKVVQRHASGAVFPGGEGLAQVQFRAVAAIRDYDRRFAEQHGGDVLWVACTHGDVIKSIIADAYGIHLDGFQRIVVEPASISVIRYTPTAPYVWRVNDTGSDLSSLAAISPQSGSEARSGPVPGGETGNTGSTDNGVAGRPDS comes from the coding sequence GTGACGGTGATCCTGTTGCGGCACGGCGTGTCCACGTCGAACACTGCCCGCACCCTGGCCGGCCGCAGCGCGGGCGTCGAGTTGACCGACCGTGGCCGCGAGCAGGCGAATGCGCTGGTTCAGCGGCTCGGGTCGCTGCCCGTCGAACACATCGTGTGCTCGCCGCTGCTGCGCTGCCAGCGCACCGTCGCACCCCTGGCCGACAAACTCGGATTGGAAGCCGAACCCGAGGAACGGCTGCTCGAGGTCGACTACGGCGACTGGACCGGGCGCCCGCTGGCCGAGCTGGTGAACGAGCCGCTGTGGAAGGTCGTGCAGCGGCATGCCTCGGGTGCGGTGTTCCCGGGCGGAGAAGGCTTGGCGCAGGTGCAGTTTCGGGCCGTGGCCGCCATCCGCGACTACGATCGGCGCTTCGCCGAGCAGCACGGCGGGGATGTGCTGTGGGTGGCGTGCACGCACGGCGACGTGATCAAGTCGATCATCGCCGACGCCTACGGCATCCATTTGGACGGCTTCCAGCGCATCGTGGTCGAACCCGCCTCGATCAGCGTCATCCGCTACACCCCCACCGCCCCGTACGTGTGGCGGGTGAACGACACCGGCTCGGATCTGTCGAGTCTGGCGGCGATTTCGCCGCAGTCGGGCAGCGAGGCCCGATCGGGGCCGGTTCCCGGCGGGGAAACGGGAAACACCGGGAGTACGGATAATGGGGTTGCGGGACGCCCCGATTCATAA
- a CDS encoding DUF3090 domain-containing protein, producing the protein MSRAIHIFRTPDRFVAGTVGEPGDRAFYLQAVQEPRVVSVLLEKQQVKVLADRMGLLLDEVARRFGTEVPPPAPDVADVAPLQTPVDAEFRVGTMGLGWDADAGAVVVELLAITETEVDESVVLDDTEEGPDAVRVFLTPVQAREFALRSARVIAAGRPPCPLCGEPLSAKGHMCVRTNGYKRGDIFGATGVEE; encoded by the coding sequence ATGAGCCGAGCCATTCACATTTTCCGCACCCCCGATCGTTTCGTCGCCGGCACTGTCGGCGAGCCGGGCGACCGCGCCTTCTACCTGCAGGCCGTGCAGGAACCGCGCGTGGTGAGCGTGCTGCTGGAAAAGCAGCAGGTCAAGGTGCTGGCCGATCGGATGGGTCTTCTGCTGGACGAAGTGGCGCGCCGCTTCGGAACCGAAGTGCCGCCACCGGCGCCCGATGTGGCCGACGTGGCGCCGCTGCAAACGCCCGTCGACGCCGAATTCCGGGTCGGCACCATGGGTTTGGGCTGGGACGCCGACGCGGGCGCGGTGGTGGTGGAATTGCTGGCCATCACCGAAACCGAGGTCGACGAATCGGTGGTGCTCGACGACACCGAGGAGGGACCCGACGCGGTGCGCGTGTTCCTGACCCCGGTGCAGGCGCGGGAGTTCGCGCTACGGTCGGCGCGGGTGATCGCGGCCGGACGGCCGCCGTGCCCGCTGTGCGGGGAACCCTTGTCGGCCAAGGGACACATGTGTGTGCGCACCAACGGCTACAAGCGCGGCGACATCTTCGGCGCGACCGGCGTCGAGGAGTAG
- a CDS encoding SCO1664 family protein codes for MDDPLRTGAMTVIGQVTTASNATLVCEIGDGDAPLRVVYKPVRGERPLWDFPDGTLAGREVAAYLVSEALGWGVIPETVLRDGPFGPGMVQRWIDGPDDRVGPDPVDLCPVGEIPDGYREVLRALDPSGQPVSLVHSEESGLYRMAVLDVLINNADRKGGHALAGAGGRLYGVDHGISLHAEPKLRTVLWGWAGEPVEDELLTDIKVLVKALPGELGARLRELITGTEIEALAARAQALLHEPVMPVPNSSRPIPWPAF; via the coding sequence GTGGACGACCCGCTACGCACCGGTGCGATGACGGTGATCGGGCAGGTCACCACCGCCAGCAATGCCACGCTGGTGTGCGAGATCGGCGACGGCGACGCCCCGCTGCGGGTGGTGTACAAGCCGGTGCGCGGTGAACGACCCCTGTGGGACTTCCCCGACGGCACCCTCGCCGGCCGGGAAGTGGCGGCGTATCTGGTGTCGGAAGCGTTGGGGTGGGGCGTGATTCCCGAAACCGTGCTGCGTGACGGGCCGTTCGGGCCCGGCATGGTGCAACGCTGGATCGACGGGCCCGACGACCGGGTGGGACCGGACCCGGTGGACCTGTGCCCGGTCGGGGAGATTCCCGACGGCTACCGCGAAGTGCTGCGCGCCCTGGACCCGTCGGGGCAGCCGGTATCGCTGGTGCACTCCGAAGAATCCGGGCTGTACCGGATGGCGGTGCTGGATGTGCTGATCAACAATGCCGACCGCAAGGGCGGGCACGCCCTGGCCGGGGCCGGCGGGCGCCTCTACGGGGTCGATCACGGCATCAGCCTGCACGCCGAGCCGAAACTGCGCACCGTGCTGTGGGGGTGGGCGGGGGAACCGGTCGAGGACGAATTGCTCACCGACATCAAGGTTTTGGTGAAAGCCCTGCCGGGCGAACTCGGTGCGCGGCTGCGCGAGTTGATCACCGGCACCGAAATCGAGGCCCTGGCGGCGCGGGCGCAGGCGCTGTTGCACGAACCGGTCATGCCGGTGCCGAACTCCTCGCGCCCCATTCCGTGGCCCGCGTTCTGA
- the mshC gene encoding cysteine--1-D-myo-inosityl 2-amino-2-deoxy-alpha-D-glucopyranoside ligase gives MQSWSDTAVPTVPGSGPALRLFDTADKQVRPVTPGPTATMYVCGITPYDATHLGHAATYLTFDLVNRLWRDAGHDVHYVQNTTDVDDPLFERAHRDGIDWRELGTREINLFREDMAALRVIPPRDYIGAIESVQEVVELVDKLLVTGAAYVVDDAEYPDIYFRHDATEQFGYESGYDRATMDRFFAERGGDPDRKGKRDPIDPLLWRVERPGEPSWPAPFGAGRPGWHIECAAIALNRIGTEFDIQGGGSDLIYPHHEYSAAHAEALVKGRRFARHYVHAGLIGLDGEKMSKSRGNLVFVSKLRRAGTDPAAIRLGLFSGHYRADREWSDTVLTEALSRLDRWRSATALTSGPDATDTVARLRRHLADDLDTPKAIAAVDSWAQQALGYGGPDTAAPGLIRDAVDALFGIQL, from the coding sequence ATGCAGTCCTGGTCCGATACCGCTGTCCCGACCGTTCCCGGATCCGGACCAGCGTTGCGCCTGTTCGACACCGCCGACAAGCAGGTCCGCCCGGTCACCCCCGGCCCGACCGCCACCATGTACGTCTGCGGCATCACCCCCTACGACGCCACCCACCTCGGGCACGCCGCCACCTACCTGACCTTCGATCTGGTCAACCGGCTCTGGCGCGACGCCGGCCACGACGTGCACTACGTGCAGAACACCACCGACGTCGACGACCCGCTGTTCGAACGCGCGCACCGCGACGGCATCGACTGGCGGGAGCTGGGCACCCGCGAGATCAACCTGTTCCGGGAGGACATGGCCGCGCTGCGCGTCATCCCGCCGCGCGACTACATCGGGGCCATCGAATCGGTGCAGGAAGTGGTCGAACTGGTCGACAAACTCCTGGTCACCGGTGCCGCGTACGTCGTCGACGACGCCGAATACCCCGACATCTACTTCCGTCACGACGCCACCGAACAGTTCGGCTACGAATCCGGCTACGACCGGGCCACCATGGACCGGTTCTTCGCCGAACGCGGCGGCGACCCGGACCGCAAGGGCAAACGCGACCCCATCGACCCGCTGCTGTGGCGGGTGGAGCGTCCCGGTGAACCGTCGTGGCCGGCGCCGTTCGGTGCGGGCCGCCCCGGCTGGCACATCGAGTGTGCGGCCATCGCGCTCAATCGCATCGGCACCGAATTCGATATTCAGGGCGGCGGCAGCGACCTGATCTACCCGCATCACGAATACTCCGCCGCGCACGCCGAAGCCCTGGTCAAGGGCCGCCGCTTCGCCCGCCACTACGTGCACGCCGGACTCATCGGCCTCGACGGCGAGAAAATGTCGAAGTCGCGCGGCAACCTGGTGTTCGTGTCGAAGCTGCGTCGCGCCGGCACCGACCCGGCCGCCATCCGCCTGGGCCTGTTCTCCGGCCACTACCGCGCCGACCGCGAATGGTCCGATACGGTTCTCACCGAAGCCCTGTCGCGCCTGGACCGGTGGCGTTCGGCCACCGCGCTGACCTCCGGCCCGGACGCCACCGACACCGTCGCACGCCTGCGCCGGCACCTGGCCGACGACCTGGACACGCCCAAAGCGATTGCGGCCGTGGACAGCTGGGCCCAGCAGGCCCTCGGCTACGGCGGCCCGGACACCGCCGCGCCGGGCCTGATCCGCGACGCCGTCGACGCCCTGTTCGGCATCCAGCTCTGA
- a CDS encoding alpha/beta fold hydrolase, giving the protein MTAQTRRAVEPVRTGVADRDGVPIAWAEYGSGPVTVLLLPTWSIVHSRCWKAQIPYLARHFRVLTFDARGNGASGRPVGAAAYTAEQHVADAVAVLDATATGAAVLVGFSAGATWGVRVAALHPQRVQGLVAAGPALDFTVSARARLWQQRSPAPAGWGLFNRSHWLAGGFEEFTEFFFAQIFSEPHSSKQIEDCRAWARQTTAQAVADATDGRFGEAAQADAGAQVAPVSREQVETLCRAVQCPVLVIVGDEDAVVPPAVAERLAELTGADLVRVHGGGHAPPMRDPVLVNGLIRDFVDRVQPRPRRRTWTRAARRAPRALYLSSPIGLGHARRDVAIAAALRAQRPDLEIEWLAQHPVTTVLARHGERIHPASQWLASESARIEYEAAEHDLHAFHAIRRMDETLVANFMVFADLVAERHYDLVIADEAWEVDHFLHENPELKRFSYAWLTDFVGWLPLPDGGTEEAALTADYNLEMLTQRARYRRLRDRSVFVGDPDDIVPDTFGPGLPAIRDWTEQHFDFSGYITGFDPDALDRDQLRAEFGYGARERVCVVTVGGSGVGQHLLRRVLDAVPLVRATDPDLRFVLVAGPRIQAEALPRVDGVEVHGFLPDLYRYLAACDLAIVQGGLTTCMELTARQVPFLYIPLLHHFEQQRHVRHRLDRHHAGRCLDYQTAADPAALAEAIRKELTIQPAYLPIGGDGAAVAAAMLAELL; this is encoded by the coding sequence GTGACCGCGCAGACCCGGCGGGCCGTCGAACCGGTGCGTACCGGTGTCGCCGACCGCGACGGGGTGCCGATCGCGTGGGCCGAGTACGGGTCCGGGCCGGTGACCGTGCTGTTGCTGCCCACCTGGTCGATCGTGCACTCACGCTGCTGGAAGGCGCAGATCCCGTATCTGGCACGGCATTTCCGGGTGCTGACCTTCGACGCGCGCGGCAACGGCGCGTCGGGGCGGCCGGTGGGTGCGGCCGCCTACACCGCCGAGCAGCATGTGGCCGACGCGGTCGCGGTGCTCGATGCCACCGCGACCGGCGCCGCGGTGCTGGTCGGGTTCTCGGCGGGCGCGACCTGGGGTGTGCGGGTGGCCGCCCTGCATCCGCAGCGGGTGCAGGGGCTGGTCGCGGCCGGGCCGGCGCTGGATTTCACGGTGTCGGCGCGGGCACGGCTGTGGCAGCAGCGCTCCCCCGCACCGGCCGGGTGGGGCTTGTTCAACCGGAGTCATTGGCTGGCAGGCGGTTTCGAGGAGTTCACCGAATTCTTCTTCGCGCAGATCTTCAGCGAACCGCATTCGAGCAAGCAGATCGAGGACTGCCGGGCCTGGGCGCGCCAGACCACCGCGCAGGCGGTCGCCGACGCCACCGACGGCCGCTTCGGCGAGGCAGCACAGGCCGATGCCGGCGCACAGGTCGCACCGGTGAGCCGTGAGCAGGTCGAAACCCTGTGCCGCGCAGTGCAATGCCCGGTGCTGGTGATCGTCGGTGACGAGGACGCGGTGGTGCCGCCCGCGGTGGCCGAACGGCTGGCCGAGCTCACCGGCGCGGATCTGGTGCGCGTGCACGGCGGCGGGCACGCACCCCCCATGCGCGATCCGGTGCTGGTGAACGGGCTCATCCGCGATTTCGTCGACCGCGTGCAACCGCGTCCGCGCCGGCGCACCTGGACGCGCGCCGCCCGCCGTGCACCCCGCGCGCTCTACCTGTCCTCCCCGATCGGACTCGGCCATGCTCGCCGCGATGTGGCCATCGCCGCCGCCTTACGTGCACAGCGCCCGGATCTCGAGATCGAGTGGCTGGCTCAGCATCCGGTCACCACGGTGCTGGCCCGGCACGGTGAACGCATTCATCCGGCCTCGCAGTGGCTGGCCAGCGAATCCGCGCGCATCGAATACGAAGCCGCCGAACATGATCTGCACGCGTTTCACGCGATCCGCCGCATGGACGAAACCCTGGTCGCCAATTTCATGGTCTTCGCCGATCTGGTCGCCGAGCGGCACTACGACCTGGTGATCGCCGACGAAGCCTGGGAGGTCGACCATTTCCTGCACGAGAATCCCGAGCTCAAACGCTTCTCCTATGCCTGGCTCACCGATTTCGTCGGCTGGCTGCCGCTGCCCGACGGCGGGACCGAGGAGGCCGCGCTGACCGCCGACTACAACCTGGAAATGCTCACCCAGCGGGCCCGCTATCGACGTTTACGTGACCGGTCGGTGTTCGTCGGCGATCCGGACGACATCGTGCCGGACACTTTCGGCCCCGGCCTGCCCGCCATCCGCGACTGGACCGAGCAGCATTTCGACTTCAGCGGCTACATCACCGGATTCGACCCCGACGCCCTCGACCGCGACCAGCTGCGCGCCGAGTTCGGTTACGGTGCGCGCGAACGCGTCTGCGTGGTCACCGTCGGCGGCTCCGGTGTGGGGCAGCATCTGCTGCGCCGGGTCCTGGACGCCGTGCCGCTGGTGCGCGCCACCGACCCGGACCTGCGTTTCGTGCTCGTCGCGGGCCCGCGCATCCAGGCCGAGGCACTGCCGCGGGTGGACGGTGTCGAGGTGCACGGTTTCCTGCCCGACCTCTACCGGTATCTGGCGGCCTGCGATCTGGCGATCGTGCAGGGCGGGCTGACCACCTGCATGGAACTCACCGCCCGCCAGGTCCCGTTCCTCTATATCCCGCTGCTCCACCATTTCGAACAGCAACGCCACGTCCGCCACCGCCTGGACCGCCACCACGCCGGTCGCTGCCTCGACTACCAGACCGCCGCCGACCCGGCAGCCCTGGCCGAGGCGATACGCAAGGAACTCACCATCCAGCCCGCCTATCTGCCGATCGGCGGCGACGGTGCCGCCGTCGCGGCCGCGATGCTCGCCGAACTGCTGTAA